From the genome of Sulfurimonas paralvinellae:
GAGCACTTGTTGCACGTGGTGTTAATCCTGAGCAACTCAGTGCTGTAGGAATGGGTGAAGCAAATCCTGTAGCAGACAATTCGACAGCAGAAGGTCGTGCACAAAACAGACGTATAGAAGCGGAACTTACAAGAAAATAATTATGTTCGACATCCCCTGCGTCATCTTTGCAGGTGGCAAAAGTTCGCGAATGGGAGAGGACAAAGCGCTTCTCCCTTTTGCTTCTTACAAAACACTCACCGAATATCAATACACCAGACTCTCCAAGTTCTTTACAAATGTTTATATCTCTTGTAAAAACAGCAAAAATTTTGACTTTAGCGCTCAATTCATTGAAGATAATAAAGCGGTGAAACTCTTTGCACCGACAGCCGGTTTTTTAGCAGCGTTTAAAACCTTGAACACAGATGCCTTTTTCGCTCTCAGCGTTGATGCTCCTTTTGTCGATGAAATAATTATCTCCAAACTAATTCACGCGGATGATCCGGCCGTCGATGCGACGATTGCCAGAACACCAGAAGGGCTGCAACCACTTTGCGGTATTTATCACAGAAGTCTCGAAAATGAGTTTCAAAAAATGCTTGAAGAAGAGAACCACAAGCTTGGATATCTTCTCAAAAATGCACATACCAATACCATCACATTTCATGACACAACACCTTTTTTAAATATGAACCATCCCGATGATTACAAAAAAGCACTCCAGCTCCTAAAAACTTCAAATTATTAACACCTCTTTGCTATAATAGTAAAAAAGCAAAAAGATTTACATATGAACTTAACACATTTAGATGAAAACCAAAGACCGAAGATGGTCGATGTGAGTGATAAAAATGCCACAACAAGGGTTGCTGTTGCCAGCGGTATTATAGAGATGAGTCAAGATGCCTATAATGCGATTGTCAGCGAAAAGACAAAAAAAGGGCCGGTTCTTCAGACTGCCGTTATAGCAGCCATTATGGGAACAAAGCAGACAAGCACACTCATTCCGATGTGCCATCCGCTGAATCTCTCAGGCATCAACTGTGATGTCGAAGAGCTACCCGAACTGCCAGGATTCAAACTGACAGTAACTGCAAAACTGACAGGACAGACAGGTGTGGAGATGGAAGCACTCACCGGTACATCTATAGGGCTGCTTACGATCTACGATATGGTAAAAGCAATAGATAAAGGGATGATTATCCGTAACGTTCAGCTTGAAAGTAAATCAGGAGGCAAAAGTGGAGACTTTAAACGATAAACTCGCAGGGAAAAAACTGGAACTCGAATATCCGTGCAACTGGTGCTATAAAGTCATTGCAAGTGAAAAAGAGACGCTTGAAAAAGCGGTCAAAGATGTTATTGAGGAACGAGAGCATAAGCTGACAACGTCCAATACATCAAAAGGCGGAAAATATGTCAGTATGAATCTTGATCTGCTTGTGCATAACGAGGATGACAGACAGTTCATCTATGATGCCCTCAAACGTCATCAAGATATAAAAATGGTACTTTAAGGAGTAAACGATGCAAAAAGAAGAACTACAGAAAAAACTGCAAGAAGCCTATAACAAAAGATATAAAACGATTGAAAAAAGAGTCAGCAGCGCACTACATGATGCACAATTAGATGAAGAGAATCTCTCGCTTGAAGAGATCAAAACGATTGCAAATCTTTTTATAGAAAAAGAGACTCAGCAGCTTGAAGATGATGTTGAGAAACTCCTTGAACAAAAAGAGGCGATTGAGCGGGCATTAGAGAAAAAATCAGAAGAGCTGCAAGAGAAGAAATATGAAGTCTTTCATGCACTTGAAGAAGAGTTCGCAGCCGATAAAACAGTATTGGTCAAACTGCATCAGATTAAACTACAATCAATTGATCTCTACGATATCCTCTCTGAAATGGTAGAATCTGCCATCATTACCGCACTTGAAAAAGACAGTGATGGCGATATTACAGAACCGACAAAAGAAGTCATCAAAGAGATCACCTTCGAGTCCATTAAAGAAGGTTCTCTCAATACCATACGTGTCAGAAAAATTCTATCGACTATTTTAGCTACAGCCATTGAAGTAGCCGAAGCGACACCAAACAGAGCCGAAGAGATTCTCAGCGCGACGCTCAAAGGAATGCGTTCCGGACTTATTCAATCCATAGACAGATTTAAAAAACGTCTTGCTTATATGCCGGTTGAAGCAAAACATATCCTTATCGAGGATTATGATACCATCATAGAAGATCTCAATCAAACCGATACACTCTTCTCTCAAGTCGTTGTCACGCAGGCGAGTGAAAGCTCACAAATGATCAGAAAGATCCTCATCGATCTTAACAGTGCGATGCAGTATGATCTTGAAGAGCTTGTGCATATATCCAAAGAGACGGCTGAGGTGATGAAGGAGCGTTTCTCATCTCTTGCAAAAATGGCTGTCAAAAAAGCGGATTCCGCACTCAAGTCACCAAAGGCAAAAGAGGCAAAACGCATGGGCATTCAAGCCTTTTCTGTCGCTAAAGAGGCTTTAGGCCAGGCGATTAAGTCTGCAAAAGATGCCATAGATAAAAAGTAGCTTAAAATAATAAATTATAATATATAACTAAAAAGTGATAATTATATTTGTATTATAATTTATTACAAATTCTCGAGTATATTCAAAGGATACACATATGATGTTACACCCAGCTACCGCTCACTTTGCCATGGTTCTTCCAGTCGTCGCTTCTGTTTTTGGAGTGATCTATCTTTTTATAAAAACGGAAGGTATGTCAAAAATATCTTCACGCGCAACACTTATCGCTGCACTTGCAGTCATAGGTGTTTGGTATACCGGAAACCAGGCCGGTCCTCAGATCTTTGAATTTTTAAGTCCTGATGGAAAACATGAACTGTTGGAACACAAAGCACTTGGGCTCTATCTTGCAATTGCAATGGCCGTTATCGCACTTATTAAAATTGCCGGCTGCAAAATGAAAAAGTTTGGCATCGAAGCACTTGCCATTATTCTTTTACTTGGTGCCACAGGAACTATTTTTCTTCAAGGAAAACATGGTGGAGAGATCGTATATAATTACGGAATGCCTTTTAAAGCATATATGATGCAGAGTACACTGAACGAAGCTGCCGCAACTGCTGAAGATACAGATGATGATTCGGAAAAAGTAGAAGCTTATGAAGATGCCATCGATGAGATCAACTCAATCTCTGAAGAAGTAGATGCAGTTTATGGGAACAAGCCTGCTGAAGATAATGAAGGCGAAGACGAGTAATAGCTCATGAGTAAAAACAGCAATATAGATACAGTAGCACAAGAAGCTATGAAAAAAGCACTTGAAGCGTACAAAAAAGACAAAAATTCTGTAAAAGAATTTTATCCATGCAGTCAAGAGATTTCAACTTGGCTACAAACAAAAGCAAAATGATGAATATTTTATGCACAGACACATTTGAAAATCAACTCAAAACACTTCTTGAAGAGTTTGTAGATGAAGATCTTTCAGCATGCAAAAACTTTAAGATGTATCTTGATACTATTATTTTAAATATGCCTACAAAAGTTCAAAAGTTCAAAAAATCCATCTATTTCGATGATGACAATATCAAAGACATTGAACACCAAGGATTGATAATTCCTTTCTACATTGACGAAGACAATGAAAACTATCTCATCTTAGGTATCGTAAAAAAATAAGTTTTTCTCATACTAAATAACTTAAAATTATCATAAAGATTACCATGGGAAATATTTATATTTTTTATATGTTTCCATGGTTACCAATTGAAACATGCGCTTCTATTTATTTCCTCAATATCACATTTTTATCTCATAATTTTGTATAATAAAGTTTGCTATATATTTATGGTTAAACAAAAGACGGCATAATGCCGAAGTAATCAATTCTTTGTAGTGACTTTTTACAAAGAACTAGTAATATAACTATGACAAACAATCTTAATAAGGAGAAATTGTGGATATTAAAAAATCTCAACAAGACTTAGGCTCTTTGAACGAAAAGAGTACAAGTACTGACAGAAGAGACTTTTTAGCAAAATCAGCAGCACTCTCAGTGACTGCTCTTGCTGGAACAGCTCTTCTATCATCAAACGCACAAGCAGATGATCCGGCTATTGTCGAACCAACTACTTGGGGAACAAAATGGGGTGATCCTGTAACAAAAAATCTTTACGGAATGCCTTCAAAATATGAGCATAACGTAACAAGAAGATATACAAAACTTCTTGCTTCTGGAAACTACAGAGCTTCTATCGCAGTTACTCCTATTCAAGAATCAATGGGAATCATCACGCCAAACGGTCTTTTCTTTAGCCGTTGTCACGGTGGTGTTGCTCATATTGATCCAAATGAGCACAGACTGATGATCACCGGCTTGGTAGAAAAACCTCTTGTTCTTACTATGAAAGAACTTAAGCGCTACCCAAGTGTTACACGCACACACTTTATCGAGTGTCCTGCAAATGGTGGTCAAGAGTGGAGAGGTCCTCAATACAACTCAGTGCAATTTGCAAAAGGTTTTATGTCTTGTGCAGAATGGACAGGGGTATATGTTAAAGATATCCTTGCAGACTTAGGTGTAAAACCGGATGCAAGATGGATGCTTGCAGAAGGTGGAGATTCATCTAAAATGGGAAGAACTATTCCTATGGAAAAAGTCCTTGATGATGCAATGATCGTTTGGGGACAAAATGGTGAAGCACTTCGTCCTGAGCAGGGTTATCCTATCCGTCTACTTGTTCCGGGATGGGAAGGAAACCTTTGTGTTAAATGGCTCCGCCGTTTAGATTTCGCAAGTGAACCTTGGTACTGTAAAGAAGAGACTTCTAAATATACGGTCTTAAAGCCTACCGGAAAAGCTATCCAGCACTTCTATGCGAATGAAGTAAACTCAACTGTTACTTCTCCATCTCCAGAAATTGACTGGTCTGATTTAAAAGACGGTGATACTGTAGAGATAGAAGGTCTTGCATGGTCAGGCATGGGAACTATCACGGGTGTTGATATCTCATTTGACGGTGGTAGAAACTACGTTCAAGCTGAACTCAAAGGCTTAGTGCTTCCAAAATGCTGGACACGCTGGAGCTATGTTCATACATACAAAAAAGGTGAAGAACTTCTTCTTACATCTCGTGCTATGGATGATGCAGGCTACATTCAACCTACAATCGATCAAGAAGAGCTTGTAGTTGGTGTAGAGGCAGTTTACCACAGAAATGCGGTTGAGACTTGGAAAGTTGAAAAAGACGGAAAAATAACTCACGTAGAAGTACGCTCTCAATTGGATCGTAAACCAAACGGCGAGCTATTTGTTGAAGGGAAGGCGTAATAATGTTTAAATTAAATAAAAAACTATTAGTATCAATCTCTGCAGCTGCAGCCCTTTCATTAGGACTCTCTGCATGTATGGACAATGCTTCACCTGCAGGTGCAAGTACACCTACAAAAGTTGGCATTGACGGTGGTCTTACATATCCGGTTGTCAATGGGAAAACAGGTCCTTACCATGTAAATGAAAAAGCACATAGCGGTGCTATCAAATTCGGTCGCAAACCGACAGAAAAAGAGTATGAAGAGTGGAATTCAGACGTAATGGCTGACGGTACTGGCTTACCAGAAGGTGAAGGTACGGCAGAAGAAGGTTCTGATATCTATGATGAAAAATGTGTTATGTGTCACGGTGACTTTGGTTCAGGTGGCGGTGGTTATCCATCACTTGCAAAAGGAAATGCTTATGAATTGCATGAAACACTGAAAAACCAAAGAATCAAACCAGATACTGATGGTCCGGTTCGTGTATTTGGTACATACTGGCCACAAGCAAGCACTTTATGGTGGTATATCAAAGATGCTATGCCTCATCCAATGACTGATTCACTTACAGATAATGAAGTTTATGCTCTTGTTGCATACATTTTAAATACAAATGAGATGGAAATCGATGGTCAAGAAGTAGATGACGAGTATGTACTCAATCGTGAGAAATTCTTGAAGATCAAAATGCCAAACAGAGATGGTTTTGAACCAAAAATTGAAGGACCGCAAGGACCGGAAAATGTTCGTAAGTTCTTCGCAAACCCTAAAAATTTCGGTGCTCAAAAAGTAAAACCGAGTGAGCGTTGTATGCATAACTGTCAAGAGCCAACTGCAAAAGTGGTTTACATTCAAAATGGCGGTATCAAAGACTTCCATCCACCACTAAGCGACGTGCGTGATCTTCCAAAAGAAGAAAATAAAGGTTTCGATGCTGCAAAATCATATGAAGCAAACTGTGCAATGTGTCATGGTGCAGAAGGCATGGGTGCTCCTGTCCTTGGAGACAAAGCGGCATGGTCAGCTGTTTTAACTAAAGGAAAAGCTAAAGTTTACTCTAATGGTATTCATGGTATAAATGGTATGCCTCCAAAAGGTGGTGCAAGTTTATCAGATAATGATTTCAAATCTGTTGTTGATTATATTATCAACAAAAGCAAATAAACTCAAACAAAGGAAAAATAATGGAAAGAAGACAATTTTTAAGTATGACTTTAGGTGCTGTAGCTTTAGCTGCAGTTCCGGCAAGCGTAAGAGCGGAAGATTTCAGAAAATCAAAGCCAACTGTATGGACAGCAAAAACTGTTGATGATGCTATCAAAGCTATGTATGGTTCAACTGCATTGACAATGGAAGGTGTTAAACTAAAAGCACCTGATGTTGCAAGTAACGGTGGAGCAATTCCTGTTGATTTTTCAACTGACAAAGATATTACATCTATCGCTGTTTTCCAAGATGCCAACCCAGAAGCAGCTGTAATGGTTGCAGAGTCAACTAAATATAGTGTAAACAAATACTCTATCAAAATCAAAATGGCTAAATCTGGTACTATTACTGTTGTTGCTCAAGGTAAAGACGGTAAGCTTTATGCTGCTAAGAAAACTTTAGATGTTGCTCTTGGTGGATGTGAAGGTTAATCCTTTTCACTTTAAAAATAAAAATAAATATTAAGGAAATAAAATGGCTGGAATTAAAGCAAAAGCAAAATTAAAAAATGGTTCAGTTTCTGTTAAAGCAATGATCAAACACCCTATGATGACATACAACATGGCTGAGAAAAAAACAGGAAGCAGAGATAATGCAAACTTCATTACACACTTAACTGCGACACTTAATGGTGAAGTAGTAGCAGATATGTCAACTTCACAGTTCTTATCTAAAAACCCTATCTTCAAATTCCAATTTAAAGGAATCGGAGCAAAAGGCGATAAAGTAGAGCTAGTAGCAGTTGACCTTAAAGGAAAAACGTACAAAGGTAAAGCTAAAATTAAATAATCTTTGATTTTACCTCTCTAAAGAGGCACTATATACTGCCTCTTTATGCTCTCTTTTTGAAACTTCAAAAATTACATAATAGTATTTCTCTAACACTCTTTTTTCAAATTCTATAAATCATATATAAGATAGTAGATTTTGTAAAAAAAGTATTACAATATAAAACAAATGGATGATATATGCAAGGAAAAGTAGTAAAAATTTTTATTACAAAAGATGATGAAAACAAAACACGTTTAACACCCCAAGAGATTCAAGTAGATCCTGAAGGCA
Proteins encoded in this window:
- a CDS encoding c-type cytochrome; translation: MFKLNKKLLVSISAAAALSLGLSACMDNASPAGASTPTKVGIDGGLTYPVVNGKTGPYHVNEKAHSGAIKFGRKPTEKEYEEWNSDVMADGTGLPEGEGTAEEGSDIYDEKCVMCHGDFGSGGGGYPSLAKGNAYELHETLKNQRIKPDTDGPVRVFGTYWPQASTLWWYIKDAMPHPMTDSLTDNEVYALVAYILNTNEMEIDGQEVDDEYVLNREKFLKIKMPNRDGFEPKIEGPQGPENVRKFFANPKNFGAQKVKPSERCMHNCQEPTAKVVYIQNGGIKDFHPPLSDVRDLPKEENKGFDAAKSYEANCAMCHGAEGMGAPVLGDKAAWSAVLTKGKAKVYSNGIHGINGMPPKGGASLSDNDFKSVVDYIINKSK
- the soxC gene encoding sulfite dehydrogenase, coding for MDIKKSQQDLGSLNEKSTSTDRRDFLAKSAALSVTALAGTALLSSNAQADDPAIVEPTTWGTKWGDPVTKNLYGMPSKYEHNVTRRYTKLLASGNYRASIAVTPIQESMGIITPNGLFFSRCHGGVAHIDPNEHRLMITGLVEKPLVLTMKELKRYPSVTRTHFIECPANGGQEWRGPQYNSVQFAKGFMSCAEWTGVYVKDILADLGVKPDARWMLAEGGDSSKMGRTIPMEKVLDDAMIVWGQNGEALRPEQGYPIRLLVPGWEGNLCVKWLRRLDFASEPWYCKEETSKYTVLKPTGKAIQHFYANEVNSTVTSPSPEIDWSDLKDGDTVEIEGLAWSGMGTITGVDISFDGGRNYVQAELKGLVLPKCWTRWSYVHTYKKGEELLLTSRAMDDAGYIQPTIDQEELVVGVEAVYHRNAVETWKVEKDGKITHVEVRSQLDRKPNGELFVEGKA
- the moaC gene encoding cyclic pyranopterin monophosphate synthase MoaC; the protein is MNLTHLDENQRPKMVDVSDKNATTRVAVASGIIEMSQDAYNAIVSEKTKKGPVLQTAVIAAIMGTKQTSTLIPMCHPLNLSGINCDVEELPELPGFKLTVTAKLTGQTGVEMEALTGTSIGLLTIYDMVKAIDKGMIIRNVQLESKSGGKSGDFKR
- a CDS encoding HP0495 family protein, producing METLNDKLAGKKLELEYPCNWCYKVIASEKETLEKAVKDVIEEREHKLTTSNTSKGGKYVSMNLDLLVHNEDDRQFIYDALKRHQDIKMVL
- a CDS encoding thiosulfate oxidation carrier protein SoxY yields the protein MERRQFLSMTLGAVALAAVPASVRAEDFRKSKPTVWTAKTVDDAIKAMYGSTALTMEGVKLKAPDVASNGGAIPVDFSTDKDITSIAVFQDANPEAAVMVAESTKYSVNKYSIKIKMAKSGTITVVAQGKDGKLYAAKKTLDVALGGCEG
- the soxZ gene encoding thiosulfate oxidation carrier complex protein SoxZ, with the protein product MAGIKAKAKLKNGSVSVKAMIKHPMMTYNMAEKKTGSRDNANFITHLTATLNGEVVADMSTSQFLSKNPIFKFQFKGIGAKGDKVELVAVDLKGKTYKGKAKIK
- a CDS encoding DUF2231 domain-containing protein; this encodes MMLHPATAHFAMVLPVVASVFGVIYLFIKTEGMSKISSRATLIAALAVIGVWYTGNQAGPQIFEFLSPDGKHELLEHKALGLYLAIAMAVIALIKIAGCKMKKFGIEALAIILLLGATGTIFLQGKHGGEIVYNYGMPFKAYMMQSTLNEAAATAEDTDDDSEKVEAYEDAIDEINSISEEVDAVYGNKPAEDNEGEDE
- the mobA gene encoding molybdenum cofactor guanylyltransferase MobA, with the translated sequence MFDIPCVIFAGGKSSRMGEDKALLPFASYKTLTEYQYTRLSKFFTNVYISCKNSKNFDFSAQFIEDNKAVKLFAPTAGFLAAFKTLNTDAFFALSVDAPFVDEIIISKLIHADDPAVDATIARTPEGLQPLCGIYHRSLENEFQKMLEEENHKLGYLLKNAHTNTITFHDTTPFLNMNHPDDYKKALQLLKTSNY
- a CDS encoding DUF6781 family protein, coding for MQKEELQKKLQEAYNKRYKTIEKRVSSALHDAQLDEENLSLEEIKTIANLFIEKETQQLEDDVEKLLEQKEAIERALEKKSEELQEKKYEVFHALEEEFAADKTVLVKLHQIKLQSIDLYDILSEMVESAIITALEKDSDGDITEPTKEVIKEITFESIKEGSLNTIRVRKILSTILATAIEVAEATPNRAEEILSATLKGMRSGLIQSIDRFKKRLAYMPVEAKHILIEDYDTIIEDLNQTDTLFSQVVVTQASESSQMIRKILIDLNSAMQYDLEELVHISKETAEVMKERFSSLAKMAVKKADSALKSPKAKEAKRMGIQAFSVAKEALGQAIKSAKDAIDKK